From the genome of Streptomyces spinoverrucosus:
CCGCCATCCGCGGTGACGACCCCAAGGTGCTGCTGATCGACGAGACCGACAAGGCCGACGTCGAGGTGGAGGGCCTGCTGCTGGAGGTGCTCAGCGACTTCCAGGTCACCGTTCCTGAGCTGGGCACGGTCACGGCGACACGCCGCCCCTTCGTGCTCCTCACCTCGAACGCGACCCGCGAACTGTCGGAGGCACTGCGCCGCCGCTGCCTGTTCCTGCACATCGGCTTTCCGGAGGAGGAGCTGGAGCGGCGGATCGTCCGGCTGAAGGTGCCCGGCATCGACGCGGCACTGGCCGAGTCGGTGGTCCGGGTGGTGGGCGCGCTGCGCGCGATGGATCTGCGCAAGGTGCCGTCGGTCGCCGAGACCATCGACTGGGCGCGCACCCTGCTCGCGCTCGGCGCCGACACCCTGGACGAGAACGTCGTGCGCGACACCCTGGGCGTGCTCCTCAAGCATCAGGACGACGTCCTGAAGGCGGCGGCCAAGCTGGACCTGGACGCCGTATGACCGCCGATGCCGGTGTGACCGCCAGTGCCGGTGTGACTGCCGATGTC
Proteins encoded in this window:
- a CDS encoding AAA family ATPase, with the translated sequence MFTSVDDVSARLAKTGYLASPAVATTVFLADRLGKPLLVEGPAGVGKTELAKAVAQVAQARLVRLQCYEGVDESRALYEWNHAKQLLRISAGRDETWDETRTDIFSEEFLLPRPLLTAIRGDDPKVLLIDETDKADVEVEGLLLEVLSDFQVTVPELGTVTATRRPFVLLTSNATRELSEALRRRCLFLHIGFPEEELERRIVRLKVPGIDAALAESVVRVVGALRAMDLRKVPSVAETIDWARTLLALGADTLDENVVRDTLGVLLKHQDDVLKAAAKLDLDAV